One region of Eupeodes corollae chromosome 1, idEupCoro1.1, whole genome shotgun sequence genomic DNA includes:
- the LOC129946870 gene encoding uncharacterized protein LOC129946870: MESKTKRSRTPNWDSSDKILLRQLIEDKIEIIENKNVDTNTSRLKRDAWRKITHSFNSLSATMRETSQIQAQWRGTKMKAKAEMSAFQRNLRATGGGPPPKSPEPEHIKLMALIPHEFEVDTNDFDCDTEMIKENLTSFKTLVVDDEYEDVFISLYEYSQWPQPPLETPVFERTCS; this comes from the exons ATGgaatccaaaacaaaaaggTCTCGTACCCCGAATTGGGATTCGTCCGATAAA ATACTCCTCCGACAGCTTATCgaagacaaaattgaaattattgaaaataaaaatgttgacaccAACACATCCCGCTTGAAAAGAGACGCCTGGCGTAAAATAACCCATAG TTTCAACAGTTTAAGCGCAACGATGAGGGAAACATCTCAAATTCAGGCTCAATGGCGAGGAACTAAAATGAAGGCCAAAGCAGAGATGTCGGCCTTCCAAAGAAACCTCAGAGCAACAGGTGGTGGACCACCTCCAAAGTCACCTGAGCCTGAGCACATCAAATTGATGGCACTTATCCCCCATGAATTTGAGGTGGATACAAATGATTTTGATTGCGATACTGAG AtgataaaagaaaacttaacttCTTTTAAGACACTGGTTGTGGACGATGAGTATGAAGATGTTTTTATATCCTTATATGAGTACAGTCAATGGCCCCAACCACCTTTGGAAACTCCCGTATTTGAGAGAACTTGTTCATAG